CGGTGAGCTGTTTGCGCATCTCCTGGCGCGGCTTGCCGTGGAGCCACCACAACTTCGCATAACCGGCACCGTCTTTGCTGGTGCCTTTTGCATCGCGTTCAGGCTTGACCCGATCCAGCAGCCACTGGTACACGGCGGGGTATTGGCTGCGCAGTTCGTCAGCGCTCAGGCCAAAGGCGTCGATGATTTGGACGCCGCGCGGCTTGTCGGTCAGGTCGCGCCCATTACGGTAGTCGCGGATGATGGCTGGCTGGCCCAGGGCGGCGGCTTCGGCTGGCGTCACGATGAACCCCGCCCCGTGCAGCTTGACGCCGGGCGATGAAATGCCCGACATGGCTTGCAACGACACGGCAGCCGTCACATTCACCCCTACGCTCAAATCGGCATGAATCACGCCCCGGCGCTCATCCAGCGTCACGGCCACTTCCCCATCCTGGCCCGGCGTTTCGCTGGTCACGGTCTGCAGGCGGCCTTCCCCGGCTCCCGGCTGCAGCACCGTCATGGCAATGCGCACGGCAGCGCCATCGGCACTATCGACCCACGGATGGTCGGGCACGGCAAAGGCCAGTGCGGTGGACTGGCCGAGCGCGGCCTGAACCACACGCCGGTTGAAGGTCTGGCGCAGGCTGTTGGTGGTGATCAGGCCCATGCGCTGGGCCTGGCCGGTTGACACCAGTCCAGCGGCACGCGACCACCAGAACATGACGAAATCGGCGCTGTCGGGCACCTGGGGCCACGCCTGGCGTAAGGCTTCGACGTAGCCATCGCCCAGCGCGGCACGCATGGGGGACGCGCCAATGAACGGGGGATTGCCGACGATGAAATCCGCCGCTGGCCAGTCGGCCTGGCGTGCGCCGCTGTAGCGCCATTGCGGCACCTGGGCGGCCTCGTCGGGCACGGACTCGCCCGTCACCGGGTGGATTTTCAGGGTCACGCCATCCCAGCGCGTGAGCGGCTGGCCGTGGGCATTGAGGGCCGGGGCGCGGCCATCCCAGGCCAGCACGGCATCGCGGTTTTCAATGTTGCCGTAGTTGTGAACGACCGGCTCAGCGACACCGGCATTGCCGAAGGTGCGGATCTGCCATTGCAGGTAGCCGATCCAGAGCACCAGTTCGGCCAGGGCGGCAGCGCGCGGGTTGAGTTCGATGCCGCGCAGCTGCTGCAGCGTGACGGTTTCGCCTTCCAGCGTGAGCTTGGCCTGGGTGTCGCCCAGCGCGTCCAACTGGTTGAACACCTCGCCTTCCAGGCGCTTCAAGTGCTCCAGCGTGACGTAAAGAAAATTGCCGCTCCCGCAGGCGGGATCGAGCACGCGCAGGGTGCAAAGGCGGTGGTGAAAGCGCCGGACCTCGGCGCGGGCTTCGGTCAGCTTGGCCTTGCTTTGCTTCTTGCTGTCGAGTTCGGCGGCTTCATTGACCAGCACCAGGGCAGCGGCCTGGACGTTGGCCCATTCGGCGCGCAGCGGCTCCAGCACGGCGGGCAGCACCAGGCGCTCGACATAGGCGCGCGGCGTGTAGTGGGCGCCCAGGGCGTGGCGTTCGGCGGGGTTGAGCGCGCGTTCCAGCAACGTGCCAAAGATGGCAGGCTCTACTTCGCGCCAATTGGCTTTGGCCGCTCCGATCAGCAAATCAATTTGCGCGGTCGTCAGCAACAGGCTGTAGCCGGGCGTGTTCGCGCCCTTGAACAGCTTGCCGTTGAACTTCAGGATGTTCCTGGCCAGCGCGCCGGAGAAGCC
This is a stretch of genomic DNA from Polaromonas naphthalenivorans CJ2. It encodes these proteins:
- a CDS encoding class I SAM-dependent DNA methyltransferase, with product MKNNNKLDNTPEAFIALWQGVTASELSTSQSFIINLCELLGVPRPHATPAQEYMFERPVTFSYADGTSSAGRVDCYRRGCFIAESKKLKASVGTERFSRNLLEAHAQAQNYARALPADEGRPPFLLVIDVGTVIEVYAEFSRSGGTYIPFPDPRSHRIALADLLKPEVRERLRLIWTNPDQLDPARISAEVTGIVSAQLARLAKSLEDARHSAANVAAYLTRALFSMFAEDVELLPKGAFFGLLKAHREAPATLQSMLQALWADMDRGGFSGALARNILKFNGKLFKGANTPGYSLLLTTAQIDLLIGAAKANWREVEPAIFGTLLERALNPAERHALGAHYTPRAYVERLVLPAVLEPLRAEWANVQAAALVLVNEAAELDSKKQSKAKLTEARAEVRRFHHRLCTLRVLDPACGSGNFLYVTLEHLKRLEGEVFNQLDALGDTQAKLTLEGETVTLQQLRGIELNPRAAALAELVLWIGYLQWQIRTFGNAGVAEPVVHNYGNIENRDAVLAWDGRAPALNAHGQPLTRWDGVTLKIHPVTGESVPDEAAQVPQWRYSGARQADWPAADFIVGNPPFIGASPMRAALGDGYVEALRQAWPQVPDSADFVMFWWSRAAGLVSTGQAQRMGLITTNSLRQTFNRRVVQAALGQSTALAFAVPDHPWVDSADGAAVRIAMTVLQPGAGEGRLQTVTSETPGQDGEVAVTLDERRGVIHADLSVGVNVTAAVSLQAMSGISSPGVKLHGAGFIVTPAEAAALGQPAIIRDYRNGRDLTDKPRGVQIIDAFGLSADELRSQYPAVYQWLLDRVKPERDAKGTSKDGAGYAKLWWLHGKPRQEMRKQLTGLPRYIATVETAKHRLFQFLDASILPDNKLIAIALDDAFCLGVLSSRLHTAWALATGSWLGVGNDPVYVKSRCFETFPFPAADTGLTPALTDKIRQLAEQIDAHRKKQQAAHADVTLTGLYNVLEKLRTGEALTAKDKTLHEHGLVGVLRSLHDELDAAVLASYGWSDLYPFTAAPDALLARLVALNAQRTAEEAKGTVRWLRPAFQAPSQGQQAAIAMPEQAALTAKGKKAKSLKASAAQPWPASMPEQVKAVADVLAQTGTAMDLDAIAAHFSSRGRWRERLPSILETLVVLGRVHAQSASLWVNVG